One window from the genome of Elephas maximus indicus isolate mEleMax1 chromosome 8, mEleMax1 primary haplotype, whole genome shotgun sequence encodes:
- the STEAP2 gene encoding metalloreductase STEAP2, translated as MESISMMGSPKSLSETFLPNGINGIKDARKVTVGVIGSGDFAKSLTIRLIRCGYHVVIGSRNPKFASEFFPHVVDVTHHEDALTKTNIIFVAIHREHYTSLWDLRHLLVGKILIDVSNNMRVNQYPESNAEYLASLFPDSLIVKGFNVISAWALQLGPKDASRQVYICSNNIQARQQVIELARQLNFVPIDLGSLSSAREIENLPLRLFTLWRGPVVVAISLATFFFLYSFVRDVIHPYARNQQSDFYKIPIEIVNKTLPIVAITLLSLVYLAGLLAAAYQLYYGTKYRRFPPWLETWLQCRKQLGLLSFFFAAVHVAYSLCLPMRRSERYLFLNMAYQQVHANIENSWNEEEVWRIEMYISFGIMSLGLLSLLAVTSIPSVSNALNWREFSFIQSTLGYVALLISTFHVLIYGWKRAFEEEYYRFYTPPNFVLALVLPSVVILGKIILLLPCISRKLKRIKKGWEKSQFLEEGIGGAIPHLSPERVTVM; from the exons ATGGAatccatctccatgatgggaagTCCTAAGAGCCTTAGTGAAACTTTTCTGCCTAATGGCATAAATGGTATCAAAGATGCACGGAAGGTTACCGTCGGTGTAATTGGAAGCGGGGATTTTGCCAAATCCCTGACCATTCGACTCATTAGATGTGGCTATCATGTCGTCATAGGAAGTAGAAATCCTAAGTTTGCTTCTGAATTTTTTCCTCATGTAGTAGATGTCACTCATCATGAAGAtgccctaacaaaaacaaatataataTTTGTTGCTATACACAGAGAACATTATACCTCCCTGTGGGACTTGAGACATCTGCTCGTGGGTAAAATCCTGATTGATGTTAGCAATAACATGAGGGTAAATCAATATCCAGAATCCAATGCTGAATATTTGGCTTCATTGTTCCCGGATTCCTTGATTGTCAAAGGATTTAATGTCATCTCAGCTTGGGCACTTCAGTTAGGACCTAAAGATGCCAGCCGGCag GTTTATATATGTAGCAACAATATTCAAGCTCGACAACAGGTTATTGAACTTGCTCGTCAGTTGAATTTCGTTCCCATTGACTTGGGATCTTTGTCATCAGCCAGGGAGATTGAAAATTTACCCCTGCGACTATTTACTCTCTGGAGAGGGCCAGTGGTAGTAGCCATAAGCctggccacatttttcttcctttattccttTGTCAGAGATGTGATACATCCATATGCGAGAAACCAGCAGAGTGACTTTTACAAGATTCCTATTGAGATTGTGAATAAAACCTTGCCCATAGTTGCCATTACTTTGCTGTCCCTAGTATATCTAGCAGGTCTCTTGGCAGCTGCTTATCAGCTTTATTATGGCACCAAGTATAGGAGATTTCCACCTTGGTTGGAGACCTGGCTCCAGTGTAGAAAACAGCTTGGATTACTAAGTTTTTTCTTCGCTGCTGTCCATGTTGCCTACAGCCTCTGCTTACCAATGAGAAGGTCAGAGAGGTACCTGTTTCTCAACATGGCTTATCAGCAG GTTCATGCAAATATTGAGAACTCTTGGAATGAGGAAGAAGTTTGGAGAATTGAAATGTATATCTCCTTTGGAATAATGAGCCTTGGCTTACTTTCCCTGCTGGCAGTCACCTCTATCCCTTCAGTGAGCAATGCTTTAAACTGGAGGGAATTCAGTTTTATTCAG TCTACCCTTGGATATGTTGCTCTGCTCATAAGTACTTTTCATGTTTTAATTTATGGATGGAAACGAGCTTTTGAAGAAGAGTACTATAGGTTTTATACACCACCAAACTTTGTTCTTGCTCTTGTTTTGCCTTCAGTTGTAATTCTGGGTAAGATTATTTTACTCCTCCCATGTATAAGCCGAAAGctaaaaagaattaagaaaggcTGGGAAAAGAGCCAATTTCTAGAAGAAGGTATTGGAGGAGCCATTCCTCACCTCTCACCAGAGAGAGTTACAGTAATGTGA